ATTTTTTGAATTGGTATTATATTTGTCGCACACAAGAAAAAAGTAGAACCTCTAAACGACACAGTAATTTTTGGATAGGTTTATATGGTCAAAATTGGATAGTTGCTTGGCATTTTGGTCAAGCATGGGTCGAGGAACTGGTTAGTTCCATTCGCAATAAGCAAGCATATTATCAGCGAGGTTTAAGGGCTATGAAACTTATACAGCAAGCACTTTAGCTCGCTTGTCGCCCCTTGAAGTACCTCACTCAGATGAAATCTGCTGTAAAAGTTGCAACATGGTACGATGAGGGAAAGAAGTAATTGTCAACCGTTTCAATCCCTAATAGGGATTAATAAAAGTTGCAACCGATGGCAATGCCAGAGGTATCTCCAATCACGCTGTTTCAATCCCTAATAGGGATTAATAAAAGTTGCAACGACTTTTACAGACAAGTTTGTATTGGGAATATTTGTTTCAATCCCTAATAGGGATTAATAAAAGTTGCAACTTGCAACCTTACAAAAATTGGGAAGGTAGAAACACAACCGGTTTCAATCCCTAATAGGGATTAATAAAAGTTGCAACCCAGTTTATAGCCGTTCTACGCCACGATTCGTAAAAGTTTCAATCCCTAATAGGGATTAATAAAAGTTGCAACTTTTCTCCACCAGCCCTCAGCTTCCCCACGAACATCAGGTTTCAATCCCTAATAGGGATTAATAAAAGTTGCAACCTCTTCCTTGCTTGGTTTTTTGCCGTTAAAGCTTTGCTGTTTCAATCCCTAATAGGGATTAATAAAAGTTGCAACGAGCGGTTTTGTAATGAAAATCTTTGCGTGAACGGTTTCAATCCCTAATAGGGATTAATAAAAGTTGCAACTTAACCTGTGGAATCGGTCAGGCGTTAAAACCGGTTTCAATCCCTAATAGGGATTAATAAAAGTTGCAACTTAACCAGCATCCCAAAGCTACCAGGCTGGAGGTTTTGTTTCAATCCCTAATAGGGATTAATAAAAGTTGCAACATAATACATAGAGCGATCGCATAGGGGTTCCAAGTTTCAATCCCTAATAGGGATTAATAAAAGTTGCAACGTATCTCCTCAATTGTTAAGCCAGAAGCAGCATTGTTTCAATCCCTAATAGGGATTAATAAAAGTTGCAACGTACCGCCGCAGGTCGTCTACCGGCACGATAAGGGTTTCAATCCCTAATAGGGATTAATAAAAGTTGCAACAGTCAAGTAGTTCTTGGAGCGTGATATCTGCAAAGGTTTCAATCCCTAATAGGGATTAATAAAAGTTGCAACAACCATCTGGTTGCCTCAGGTTTAACCTTTGCTAAAGATGTTTCAATCCCTAATAGGGATTAATAAAAGTTGCAACTCTAAGTACGACACAGTATCCGAAATCACTTTGACTAAAGTGTTTCAATCCCTAATAGGGATTAATAAAAGTTGCAACCTTGACCTGGTTCTACCTCATCCCCAATTTGCACATATGGTTTCAATCCCTAATAGGGATTAATAAAAGTTGCAACACACACATATACACCAGTCTTGATCGACATCAAGTTTCAATCCCTAATAGGGATTAATAAAAGTTGCAACAAAAAAGATAAATAGTGCGATCGCTTGCGATGAAGTTTCAATCCCTAATAGGGATTAATAAAAGTTGCAACCGCACGAGCGCAAAAGGCTTTTCGTCATTGCCTACCCCGTTTCAATCCCTAATAGGGATTAATAAAAGTTGCAACATTCTTACTACTTCATCTTCACTAATAAACTGCTGTTTCAATCCCTAATAGGGATTAATAAAAGTTGCAACCTCTTAAGCTAACAAAGATTTGGTCTGAATCAGGGGTTTTAGTTTCAATCCCTAATAGGGATTAATAAAAGTTGCAACGATGACATCAACTATGCATTCGTAATAAATTGTTTGTTTCAATCCCTAATAGGGATTAATAAAAGTTGCAACGGTTCTTAACTTCAAGGTCAGTCTCAGGTGTTGGTTTCAATCCCTAATAGGGATTAATAAAAGTTGCAACGTTGGTAGGTAATGCTCTGAATCATACCCCAATAAGTTTCAATCCCTAATAGGGATTAATAAAAGTTGCAACCAGAGGCATGGGGTGTAACTCGTAGTGAAGCGAAGTTTCAATCCCTAATAGGGATTAATAAAAGTTGCAACTTAATTAAGTTTTCACTTATAGAAGTGTTCATCTAGTTTCAATCCCTAATAGGGATTAATAAAAGTTGCAACCTCTCATTGAACTGTGATATTTTTGCAAACTGGGAAAATACGTTTCAATCCCTAATAGGGATTAATAAAAGTTGCAACCGAATTACCGAGAGAAATTTGAAATAGCTAGGGCGTGTTTCAATCCCTAATAGGGATTAATAAAAGTTGCAACCATCAGCTGGGGTTATACGGTACCTTCAGTTTATTCAGTTTCAATCCCTAATAGGGATTAATAAAAGTTGCAACCCTGTTCTGTATGCCCTTATGCGTTGCTGCAAGTTGTTTCAATCCCTAATAGGGATTAATAAAAGTTGCAACCTTCAGGGCCATGAATCCAGCTACAGCCACACCGTTTCAATCCCTAATAGGGATTAATAAAAGTTGCAACAGGTACAACAGTAGTATACGTTGGGAAAATCCGGTTTCAATCCCTAATAGGGATTAATAAAAGTTGCAACTGCGGTCAATCTTATAGGATTGAGGAGTCGTTTTACGTTTCAATCCCTAATAGGGATTAATAAAAGTTGCAACATCACTCGTAGGGTCAAATCTGCGTTTGTACCTGTTTCAATCCCTAATAGGGATTAATAAAAGTTGCAACGTCTGGATAAATTGGAGATACCGAGTAACCCCAAGTTTCAATCCCTAATAGGGATTAATAAAAGTTGCAACTGATGTATACATCACTACTGATGAACAAAGCGGAGAAAAGTTTCAATCCCTAATAGGGATTAATAAAAGTTGCAACTTCGTTATCTAAAAATGTCGTGTTGCAAACCATTTAGTTTCAATCCCTAATAGGGATTAATAAAAGTTGCAACTCTTGACTCCGGCAGTGATGAGTGGGGTGGGGATGTTTCAATCCCTAATAGGGATTAATAAAAGTTGCAACTCCCGACGAACAGCTCGATCAGCTCCCCTTTGTTGTTTCAATCCCTAATAGGGATTAATAAAAGTTGCAACGCATCACGGTACTTGATGAGCAACAAGCCGTACTAGTTTCAATCCCTAATAGGGATTAATAAAAGTTGCAACAAGCTTCACCACTGCTCTGGTCTTCCCTGTACCCATGTTTCAATCCCTAATAGGGATTAATAAAAGTTGCAACACTAGTCTCCTCTATAAAGAAGGCTAGTTGACTAGTTTCAATCCCTAATAGGGATTAATAAAAGTTGCAACATGGAGCAGGTTAACACGTACCTTAAAGATGCACATGATAAGATAGACAAAAGTTACCAGTATATGTTATCCTTAAAGAAAGATACTAAGGAAAGTAAAAAGTAACCATGCTACCAGTTATAGAAGTTTTGATATATGATATCCACGGAAACCCTCACAACGTATCAGTGGGTGTGGATAGTGTATCGGTGCTGGATGATGGACTAGAAGACGACGACTATACAGATGCTGAAGAAGTACAAGTTGTCTTAAGTAACGGTGACTCCTTTGTCTGTAACCCTTGGGACGACAAGAACCGAGGGCAGAAAGATACTATCTGGGATATGTTTCTTTGTATGTAGCTACTACGTAGCAGGACTGCCACAAAGTGGCTATCTCTCTTGCTTTGGCCACATAGTGGCTACCGTCCAGATGATATCCGGAGATGAAGTTGAGTCAGTATCCGTTTTAGACGATGGGCTAACTGATGACGACATAAAAGGTTTCAATCCCTAATAGGGATTAATAAAAGTTGCAACGTGGATAGTCATCATCACTCTACCTTCAACACCCAGTTTCAATCCCTAATAGGGATTAATAAAAGTTGCAACGTTACGTATGTCTTCCCAAGTAGCATCGTACAGGTCGTTTCAATCCCTAATAGGGATTAATAAAAGTTGCAACAACCCTACAGGAAAAACCAGCGCCTTCTGGATGGAGTTTCAATCCCTAATAGGGATTAATAAAAGTTGCAACGACTTCTGAAGAAAGTGATAGACAGGGAGTCTGGCTGTTTCAATCCCTAATAGGGATTAATAAAAGTTGCAACTTACTGCTGAAACGGCACAGTACTACGACTTACAGGTTTCAATCCCTAATAGGGATTAATAAAAGTTGCAACATGTACTCATTTTGTATAACTAGTTACCTATATGTTTCAATCCCTAATAGGGATTAATAAAAGTTGCAACACGGTACTGCCGCATGGGGTGGTATCGTAGGGATGTTTCAATCCCTAATAGGGATTAATAAAAGTTGCAACCTTTACTTTCCGGGCATACTCTTTGTCACGTGTTGTTTCAATCCCTAATAGGGATTAATAAAAGTTGCAACTTTAGCCCGAATGTTACCACGACTAGCCCAGTATGTTTCAATCCCTAATAGGGATTAATAAAAGTTGCAACGTTTCAGTTGACTTAACAAAGTGATAGTGACACATGTTTCAATCCCTAATAGGGATTAATAAAAGTTGCAACTATGCCTGTGAAAGCTAGGGCAGTTGCTAACCCGTTACCTAGTTTCAATCCCTAATAGGGATTAATAAAAGTTGCAACGCTTGTCTGCTTTTCCTGACTACCTAGTTCGACTTGTTTCAATCCCTAATAGGGATTAATAAAAGTTGCAACTGTCCCAACCCTTCAAAAAAGGCAACAAACACCTTGTTTCAATCCCTAATAGGGATTAATAAAAGTTGCAACAACCCGGACTACGGTACAGAGTTGGAGCTGTTTAAGTTGTTTCAATCCCTAATAGGGATTAATAAAAGTTGCAACGGTGTACGCCAACGTTCTACCGGATACCACAGAGTTTCAATCCCTAATAGGGATTAATAAAAGTTGCAACCCAGAGTACTCTCTATACTTCCAGACGGGAAAGTGTTTCAATCCCTAATAGGGATTAATAAAAGTTGCAACTCCTGTAGTTCCTGCAAAAGCTCCCCCCGGAGGAGTAGCCAGAGGTTTCAATCCCTAATAGGGATTAATAAAAGTTGCAACGTTCCATATACAAGCGGCGCTACTAGAACTACGTAGTTTCAATCCCTAATAGGGATTAATAAAAGTTGCAACCATGAGTAGTCATAGACAGGGGAAAACAGGTAACCTGTTTCAATCCCTAATAGGGATTAATAAAAGTTGCAACTGAAATCGGTGCTCTACCGGTGCTCCATGATTCTGTTTCAATCCCTAATAGGGATTAATAAAAGTTGCAACATCAACGTGCCAGTCAATGGCTCTATCAGCAGCCCACTCCTGTTTCAATCCCTAATAGGGATTAATAAAAGTTGCAACCGGTGCTCTACCGGTGCTCCATGATTCTTTTGCAGTTTCAATCCCTAATAGGGATTAATAAAAGTTGCAACAAGTTACCAGCCGCCCTGACCTTGGAACTCTTTCACGTTTCAATCCCTAATAGGGATTAATAAAAGTTGCAACGTCAACTCTTCGGGTTCAAGCCGCATCTGCGTCTTGTTTCAATCCCTAATAGGGATTAATAAAAGTTGCAACGGTCACCTGGTTTCCTAGGAGTTGGTGTTCGCTTCGTTTCAATCCCTAATAGGGATTAATAAAAGTTGCAACTCAATTGGGGTGAAGGCTGGCAAGTTACCCGGAACTTTGGTTTCAATCCCTAATAGGGATTAATAAAAGTTGCAACGGCTCGACACAGAAGCCTTTCTGTATTTGGTTTTCAAGGTTCAGTTTCGTCAACCTGGAGTCAATATAGCTTTTCATCTGTTGAACTGTCAATATGGATTTGGCAAAATATACCTCAAAGCCTTGATTTATAGGTGTTACAGGCTTTGCGTCAACCTCTGTTTAGATAAAAGAGGGTTCAAAAGCAGAATTGACAAGACTTTCAGCCAGTAATTTTTACCTCCTATACAAAACACCTACAGGTTGACGCAAAAATTCTAATTTTTCATTGCTAAGGTCAAACCATCAGCGATCGCTAACATGCTAAGTGTCACTCTTTGATCTTGATGTAGTTTCTGATTAAATGCCCGAATTGTATTAGTTCGATTATCCTGTTGTTGAGGATCTGCAACTCGACCTGACCATAGTACATTATCGATCGCAATCAGTCCGCCTCGGCGCACGAGTTGCAAAGCTAGTTCGTAGTAGTTGTCATAGTTGCTTTTATCAGCATCAATAAAAGCAAAATCAAAGGTTTCTGTTTCTCCTGCTGCGATGAGTTTTTCTAAAGTTTCTAAGGCTGGGGCAAGGTGCAAATTGATTTTATCTGCTACACCTGCTTTTTGCCAGTAACGACGAGCGATAGCTGTATATTCTTCATCAGTATCACAGGCTACTACTTTACCGTCTGCTGGTAAAGCCAATGCAACTACTAAAGAACTGTAACCAGTAAATACACCTATATCTAAAGTTTTTTTTGCTGCAATTAATTTAACTAGCAATGCTAAAAACTGTCCTTGATCGGGTGCAATTTGCATCATGGCCATAGAGTGCTGTGCTGTTTCTTGACGCAGCTGAGTTAAAATTTCCGGCTCTCGCAAAGATACTGAAAGTAAGTAATCATAAAGAGATTTTTCTATTCCAAGAGTTTTATTGCTCATAAAGTGCGATCGCTTTTTGTATCTTCTTTTCTGTTTTTATCGCAAAACTGCATAAGTTGATTTTACCTATACCCATAAATAAGATAGAAGGGAAGCTACCAAACTGAACTTCTGTAACAATTAACTACTAACTTTCTGAATCAAAGCTACACATTGTTTGTAGTTACGTTAGTAATGCAACTACAAACATTCTTTAAAGATATTTCCCTTATCTCCTAATCTCCGCGTCGCTGCATCTTCTAAATGCTGTATTCCAATAGAGGTTTAGCTGGAATATAATTTTGCTGTTCCAGATAAAATATTACCTTAGCAAGGCTATCTTCTATTGTTTCTTCTGCGGTATAGCAAATAATATCAGGATTGAGGGGTTCTTCGTAGGGGTCATCAACTCCTGTAAAAGCTTTAATCTCTCCAACTCTAGCCATAGCATAGAGTCCTTTGATATCTCGTGCTTCACAAATTGCTAAAGGTGCATTGACATAAACTTCTACAAAATTTTTCGTAGTCTGTCGCAGTTCTTCTCTAGCATCGCGATAAGGACTGATAGCAGCAACAATTGCTATTACTCCATTACGGCTGAGTAAATTTGCCACAAAGCCAATACGACGGACGTTGACGTTACGGTCTTCTCTACTAAAACTCAAATCTTTAGACAAGTTTTTTCTAATTGCATCACCATCTAAAACTTCAACTAATTGATTGCGTTTTCTGAGTTCGCGTTCTAATCCTTGAGCAATTGTAGTTTTACCAGAAGCACTAAGTCCTGTTAGCCAAATTACTAAACCTTCAGATGTTTGCACTAAATTTTTGATACTGGGAATTGCGTGTCTCATAAGAAGCTTGATTTGATAAAAAGTATTACTTTTGCTAAATTTTAATTCACTTCAGCTGCAACGATTTGACATGATCCTAAAATTTTTCTAGATTTTATTGTGTGTTTAAGTATACTTGCAAGGGTATATTTGCTGAACTATTATCGGTAATGGGTAATTGGTAATTAAGATACTAATGATTTTCCAATGCTTAATGCCCAAGTTTTATATCGTAAGCAATTAGCCGGACTTGATATAATTTAACTTCTAAGCAATGATGATTTAAATTTGTAGAATAAATAAAAAGAAAATCCCTATGATTGTAAATCATAAGGATTCAGGAAAAACTGATAACTGTTAACTGATGACTGATAACTGACTATTAAAGCCATTGCCCTCCATTAAAACGCCACCGAGGAAATAAAATTCGCATAATTGATTGGGAAGCAATAAAAACTGCTAACCAAACAATACTGTAATGCAAAATTATTAAGAATAATGGTAATTCATTTTTCGGAACAGGTGTTGGTAAAAAACCAATAAACTTAACACCACAAACTACAAAAATAAATTCCCAAACACCAGATAGTAGTTGATATAGTGCGGGCCAGTCTCTATCCCAACGTTTTTTTTGAATTTGGTCATACACTATATCCCAAAAAATTCCAAAAATGGCGACATAGGCAATTATCCAAAAATAAATGACGCCAGGTTGGAAACCAATTAAACCTATTACAAAGGGTATGGATACGAATAAACCTACAGTTACTAATAATAATAATCGAGTTTGCCAGCGGCCTAATAAGGTAGGAGTCATATTTACAGAATTAAAAATTAAAAAACTCAGAATGAAAATTTTTGCTCTGATTGTCAAATAGTATCTTGATTTGAGGCTGGAGAATAGGATTTATTTTGAAAAGTTGCGATCGCTTCCCAAGTAGTGACATCTGCCAATAAAGCTTGATAACCTGATGTATTAGGGTGAAGACCGTCATGACTGAGACGTTTTAACCACCAATGTTCACCACGTTCTATCCATTTCTGGAAAATGTCAAGATAGGGAATTCCTCTTTGCAGACAGGCAATGCGAGTTGCTTCTTTGTAGAGATACTGATCGGTATGATTGTAATACAGGCAGTCGAGAAATGGCATTTTGGACTCATCAACTGGTGTCATGCCCACAAATAATACAGGACATAGTTGCTGGGCCATTTCTAGTAGGGAATTTATTTGTGCTTGAAAAGCGTCAAAGTCTGTATAGTTGCGTCTATTCGGACGACCTAAGCGGGCTGAATCATTGACACCGACTGAGAGAATGATTAAATCTGGAACTTGATTGCGTAGTTCGCCGCGATGCCGAAACTCTACTTCTAGTCTTTGGGCGACTTGTTGGACGCGATCGCCCCGTACGCCTAAATTATAGATGATGTGACCAGCACTGTCAGGTGACATCCACTGTCGCCGTAGTCGTTCAACCCAGCCACCTCCCTCTGGATCACCGAATCCATATACTAAACTGTCCCCCAGTGCGACAATCTTTAAAGGTTGACTTTTGGTTGGTCGAGTAGACAGCTGCATGGAAGAAGGTGTTAAAAATAACTGCATTTGAAAAAACTATATTTTATATCTTTACAGAATTCTATACATTTCTACACCATTTCAGAGTATCTGATT
Above is a genomic segment from Fischerella sp. JS2 containing:
- a CDS encoding GDSL-type esterase/lipase family protein, with translation MQLFLTPSSMQLSTRPTKSQPLKIVALGDSLVYGFGDPEGGGWVERLRRQWMSPDSAGHIIYNLGVRGDRVQQVAQRLEVEFRHRGELRNQVPDLIILSVGVNDSARLGRPNRRNYTDFDAFQAQINSLLEMAQQLCPVLFVGMTPVDESKMPFLDCLYYNHTDQYLYKEATRIACLQRGIPYLDIFQKWIERGEHWWLKRLSHDGLHPNTSGYQALLADVTTWEAIATFQNKSYSPASNQDTI
- a CDS encoding class I SAM-dependent methyltransferase, whose amino-acid sequence is MSNKTLGIEKSLYDYLLSVSLREPEILTQLRQETAQHSMAMMQIAPDQGQFLALLVKLIAAKKTLDIGVFTGYSSLVVALALPADGKVVACDTDEEYTAIARRYWQKAGVADKINLHLAPALETLEKLIAAGETETFDFAFIDADKSNYDNYYELALQLVRRGGLIAIDNVLWSGRVADPQQQDNRTNTIRAFNQKLHQDQRVTLSMLAIADGLTLAMKN
- the cysC gene encoding adenylyl-sulfate kinase, producing MRHAIPSIKNLVQTSEGLVIWLTGLSASGKTTIAQGLERELRKRNQLVEVLDGDAIRKNLSKDLSFSREDRNVNVRRIGFVANLLSRNGVIAIVAAISPYRDAREELRQTTKNFVEVYVNAPLAICEARDIKGLYAMARVGEIKAFTGVDDPYEEPLNPDIICYTAEETIEDSLAKVIFYLEQQNYIPAKPLLEYSI